The genomic interval CGCTACGCCGGCATCTCGGTGGGTGGCACGGTCACGCTGACGATGGCGCTGTCAGGCCTGCTGGCCGGGCTGGCAGGAGCCATCGAAGTCCTGGGCGTCAACTACTACCACACGCCCGGGTTCAGCGCCGGCTACGGCTTCGACAGCATCGCCGTGGCCCTTCTGGGCAAGAGTCACCCGCTTGGCGTGATACCGGCCGCCATCCTGTTCGGCGCGCTGCGGGCCGGCGCCACCCGCATGCAGTTCGTCAGCCAGATCCCTATCGATATCATCTCCGTCGTCCAGGGGATCATCCTGCTGCTGGTGGCCGCGGAGGAGCTGGTCCGCCGGCTGTACCGGATCGGCGGTCGCCCGACCTCCACCACCGAGGGGATCGTGGCGAAGGGCTGGGGGCGGGCCCAGTAGCTGTGCTGGACATTGTCGTGGCGCTGCTGGCCGTCTCGATCGTGAAGAGCACGCCGCTGGTGCTCGGAGCGCTCTCGGGGGTCGTCTGCGAGCGCTCCGGAGTGGTCAACATCGCCATCGAGGGGATGATGCTCGGGGCAGCGTTCGCCGGTTTCGCCGTGGGCGTGTACACCGGCAGCCCGTGGCTCGGCGTCGCGGCAGCCATGACGACCGGCGCGCTGCTCGCGCTGCTGCACGCGATCCTGTCGGTCAGCTTCGCGGTCGATCAGATCATCAGCGGCACGGCCATCAACATCCTGGCCGTCGGCATGACTGGCTTCCTGAACCGCCAACTGTTCGCGACGGGCGCACCGCCGGGGGCTGCCACGCTGCCGCCGGCCCATATCCCCGTGCTCGGCGAGCTGCCGGTCCTGGGGCCGCTCCTGTTCCAGCACCAGCCGTTGACGATGCTGGCCGTCGCCCTGGTGGCCGTCGTTCATATCGCCCTGTTCCGGACCCGCTGGGGGCTTCGCACCCGTGCCGTTGGCGAGCATCCACTGGCGGCTGACACGGTGGGCATCGATGTGACCCGCTTGCGGATCGGGAACGTGGTGCTGGGCGGCGTCCTGGCGGGCCTCGGCGGCGCGTATTTCACGCTCGAATCGGTCCCGCACTTCGAGGCGCTGATGACCAACGGGCGCGGCTTCATCGCCCTGGCCGCCATGATCTTCGGCAAATGGACGCCGCTCGGCGCCTGGGGCGCGGCGCTCCTGTTCGGCCTGACCGAGGCGCTGCCCGTCACGCTCCAGATCCAGGGCTTCGCCGTGCCGTATCAGCTGGTCGGGATGCTGCCGTACGTGCTGACCATCGTCGTGGTGGCCGGGCTGGTCGGGCGGGCCGCCGCGCCGGCCGCCATCGGCGTCCCCTACGTCAAGGGCCAGAGGGCCAGCGGGTGAGCGCCGCTTCGCCTGCGGACCGGGCCGCTCGGCCGCCGCTGCTGGCCGTGTCGGGCCTGACGAGGCGGTTCGGTGCGCTGGTCGCCAACGACAAGATCGCGCTCGACGTGCGGCCCGGCGAGATCCACGCCCTGCTCGGCGAGAACGGGGCCGGCAAGTCCACCCTGATGAACGTCCTGTTCGGGCTGGTCGAGGCTGACGCGGGTTCGATGACCCTGCGCGGAAAGCCGTACCGCCCGTCGGGCCCCAGCGACGCGATCCGCGCTGGCGTCGGGATGGTCCACCAGCACTTCATGCTGATTCCGACGTTCACCGTGGCCGAGAACGTCATCCTCGGCGCGGAGCCGGTGCGCGGCATCTCGCTGGATCTCGACGCCGCGCGGGGCGGCCTCCGCGCGCTCGCTGCGCGCTATGGCCTGGAGATCGACCCTGACGCTGTCGTCCACGATCTGCCAGTCGGCGTCCAGCAGCGGGCCGAGATCCTGAAGGCGCTTTACCGACAGGCCGAGCTGCTGATCCTCGACGAGCCGACCGCCGTGCTTGCCCCGCCCGAGGTCGAGCACCTGTTCGGCGTCATGCGCGAGCTCGCCACGGCCGGCCGCGCGATCATCTTCATCAGCCACAAGCTCCGCGAGGTGCTGCAGATCGCGGACCGGATCACGGTGCTGCGGCGCGGTGAGGTCGTCGGGTCCGTCCTCCCGTCCGAGACGGACGAGGAGCGGCTGGCTGCGCTGATGGTCGGGCGGGCGGTCGATCTCCAGGTAGATAAGTCGCCATCCCATCCAGGCGAGACCGTCTTGCGCGTCGAGCAGCTTCGCATCCGCGACCAGCGCGGCAGCGTGGCCGTGGATGGGGTCGACCTCGACGTGCGGGCCGGCGAGATTGTCGGCATCGCGGGAGTCGAGGGCAACGGCCAGACCGAGCTGGTAGAGGCGATCTACGGCCTCCGCCCGACCGTGTCGGGCAGCATCCGGCTGCTTGACGCCGATCTCACGCACGCCGCACCGAGGCAGATCGCCGCTCGGGGCGTCAGCCACATCCCGGAGGACCGCCAAAAGTACGGACTGGTGCTGGCTCACCCGCTGGCGGACAACCTGGTTCTGTCACGCTACAACCGCGCGCCGTTCGCACATCGGCTGTGTCGCGCCTTCGACGCCATCCTGCGA from Chloroflexota bacterium carries:
- a CDS encoding ABC transporter ATP-binding protein; translation: MSAASPADRAARPPLLAVSGLTRRFGALVANDKIALDVRPGEIHALLGENGAGKSTLMNVLFGLVEADAGSMTLRGKPYRPSGPSDAIRAGVGMVHQHFMLIPTFTVAENVILGAEPVRGISLDLDAARGGLRALAARYGLEIDPDAVVHDLPVGVQQRAEILKALYRQAELLILDEPTAVLAPPEVEHLFGVMRELATAGRAIIFISHKLREVLQIADRITVLRRGEVVGSVLPSETDEERLAALMVGRAVDLQVDKSPSHPGETVLRVEQLRIRDQRGSVAVDGVDLDVRAGEIVGIAGVEGNGQTELVEAIYGLRPTVSGSIRLLDADLTHAAPRQIAARGVSHIPEDRQKYGLVLAHPLADNLVLSRYNRAPFAHRLCRAFDAILRFAGRLVKEFDVRTPSVQARTSTLSGGNQQKAVVARELSAHPRLLIAAQPTRGVDVGATELIHRKIVEARDGGAAVLLVSSELDELLALSDRIAVMYRGRIVASMAAAEATREGLGLLMAGATVDAM
- a CDS encoding ABC transporter permease is translated as MLDIVVALLAVSIVKSTPLVLGALSGVVCERSGVVNIAIEGMMLGAAFAGFAVGVYTGSPWLGVAAAMTTGALLALLHAILSVSFAVDQIISGTAINILAVGMTGFLNRQLFATGAPPGAATLPPAHIPVLGELPVLGPLLFQHQPLTMLAVALVAVVHIALFRTRWGLRTRAVGEHPLAADTVGIDVTRLRIGNVVLGGVLAGLGGAYFTLESVPHFEALMTNGRGFIALAAMIFGKWTPLGAWGAALLFGLTEALPVTLQIQGFAVPYQLVGMLPYVLTIVVVAGLVGRAAAPAAIGVPYVKGQRASG